From Rubripirellula reticaptiva, the proteins below share one genomic window:
- a CDS encoding methyl-accepting chemotaxis protein encodes MTKFKNLSMNAKLLMLSAVFATGFLIFGAVAFSTLSTVKIDGPHYNKIVADKNLMADILPPPAFIIEASWLSRKLRDTTSPDEIAFIESEFSRLKSEYNASLKNWTDTIEDPQLQREFLDRSQVAAREFFNVVEKELIPAAKRQDSEAVAKLLLHDLEQNFGDHFAAIKETVSRNKEIEEIDQNLATATTQSRSFLLKSLGVFLLSSIVGFTIWLRKGIAKQEEKNNEYAYALAAVSRSVCLIEFDLDGKILTANDQFLDLMGYSIDDLRGKNHSMLIEPTRQAADAEKELWDHMRKGSFQCGECKRITKTGEEIWFTGCFNPVLDATGKPYKVMAIKHDSTLKHEIMERAEELKVREEIINLTSIVSESDLKGDIIAINEKFIEVSKYSRSELIGKPHNTTRHPDMPKEVFKELWSTIGRGKIFRGKIKNLAKDGTPYYVDACIAPVMGDNGKPRKYIGVRYDITDAELERQNAAGVLNAIDQAYAYIEFERDGTIITANSNFLNAMGYHLSEIVGNHHRMFVEPAEASSSDYSDFWRNLADGKIISDTFRRIRKDGSAAWLQSVYSPVKDEMGRVQKVIKIVTDVTELKLAEFETIENAKRESQRASELRDAMNTIGENATALAGASEELSAVSMQMSGNAEETSSQANVVSAASEQVSMNVQTVSTGVEELNAAIREIAKNATDAARVSLQAVSVADNTNCTIAKLGESSVEIGKVVKVITSIAEQTNLLALNATIEAARAGEAGKGFAVVANEVKELAKETAKATEDISKKIDAIQGDTQGAVDAIREISEVINQINDISSTIASAVEEQTATANEMGRNVAEASRGASEIAQNITSVATAAESTTRGAENSQQAAGELSRMAAELQDLVSRFKSSGNGSSGNLQSNPIGSPVLATAPIGSYQSV; translated from the coding sequence GTGACCAAATTTAAGAACCTTTCAATGAACGCAAAATTGCTAATGCTGTCGGCAGTTTTCGCAACCGGATTCTTGATCTTCGGAGCTGTCGCTTTCTCGACGCTCAGCACTGTCAAGATCGACGGGCCACATTACAACAAGATCGTGGCCGACAAGAATTTGATGGCAGACATCTTGCCACCGCCAGCTTTCATTATCGAGGCGTCTTGGCTTTCACGGAAGCTTCGCGACACAACGTCGCCGGATGAAATTGCGTTCATCGAGTCTGAATTCTCGCGTCTCAAAAGCGAATACAATGCTTCGCTTAAGAATTGGACGGACACAATCGAGGATCCGCAACTTCAACGAGAGTTTCTGGATCGTTCGCAAGTCGCCGCCCGTGAATTCTTTAATGTCGTTGAGAAAGAGCTGATCCCCGCTGCTAAACGCCAAGACAGCGAGGCAGTAGCGAAGCTATTGCTTCACGATTTGGAACAGAACTTTGGTGATCACTTCGCTGCGATCAAGGAGACCGTTTCCCGGAACAAGGAGATTGAGGAGATCGACCAGAACTTGGCGACTGCTACCACTCAATCAAGATCATTTTTATTGAAGTCGCTCGGAGTGTTTCTACTTTCGTCAATTGTGGGTTTCACGATTTGGTTGCGGAAGGGAATTGCCAAGCAAGAAGAGAAGAACAACGAATACGCCTATGCGTTAGCGGCGGTAAGCCGATCCGTTTGCTTGATCGAGTTCGATCTCGATGGAAAAATTTTAACGGCCAATGATCAGTTCCTTGACCTTATGGGCTACTCGATCGACGATCTTCGTGGGAAGAACCACAGCATGCTCATTGAGCCGACCCGACAGGCGGCGGATGCAGAGAAGGAATTGTGGGACCACATGAGGAAGGGATCGTTTCAATGCGGTGAATGCAAACGCATCACCAAGACAGGCGAGGAAATCTGGTTCACGGGATGCTTCAACCCAGTCCTGGACGCAACAGGCAAGCCTTACAAAGTGATGGCCATCAAGCATGACAGCACTTTAAAGCACGAGATCATGGAGCGAGCCGAGGAACTGAAGGTTCGCGAGGAAATCATCAATCTAACAAGCATCGTTTCGGAATCGGACTTGAAGGGTGACATCATTGCGATCAATGAAAAGTTCATTGAAGTCTCTAAGTACAGCCGAAGCGAGTTGATTGGCAAGCCGCACAACACGACGCGCCATCCCGACATGCCAAAGGAAGTATTCAAGGAATTGTGGTCGACCATTGGTCGCGGAAAGATCTTCCGTGGCAAGATCAAAAACTTGGCCAAGGACGGAACACCGTATTACGTCGATGCATGCATCGCTCCGGTTATGGGCGACAATGGAAAGCCTCGAAAGTACATCGGTGTGCGATATGATATCACTGACGCTGAACTTGAACGGCAAAACGCCGCTGGCGTTTTGAACGCGATCGATCAGGCATATGCCTACATTGAGTTTGAGAGAGACGGAACGATCATTACCGCGAACTCGAACTTCCTCAACGCGATGGGATATCACTTGAGCGAAATTGTCGGTAACCATCACCGCATGTTTGTCGAGCCAGCCGAGGCAAGCTCGAGTGACTATTCTGACTTTTGGCGTAACTTGGCGGATGGAAAAATCATTTCGGACACCTTTCGACGGATACGTAAGGATGGCAGTGCTGCTTGGTTGCAGTCCGTTTATTCTCCAGTCAAGGACGAGATGGGACGTGTCCAAAAGGTTATCAAAATCGTTACCGACGTTACCGAACTTAAGCTGGCCGAATTCGAGACGATCGAGAATGCCAAACGTGAAAGTCAAAGGGCATCGGAACTTCGCGATGCGATGAACACGATCGGTGAAAACGCGACCGCTTTGGCGGGGGCATCGGAAGAACTGTCGGCCGTCAGCATGCAGATGAGCGGCAACGCCGAAGAGACTTCATCGCAGGCCAACGTTGTCTCGGCGGCGTCGGAACAGGTCAGCATGAATGTGCAAACCGTTTCGACTGGGGTTGAAGAATTGAACGCCGCCATTCGCGAAATCGCCAAGAACGCAACCGACGCGGCACGCGTGTCGCTGCAAGCCGTTTCGGTTGCCGACAACACGAACTGCACGATCGCCAAGCTCGGCGAAAGCAGTGTCGAAATTGGCAAGGTTGTCAAAGTGATCACTTCGATCGCCGAACAAACCAACTTGTTGGCTTTGAACGCGACGATCGAAGCGGCTCGTGCCGGAGAAGCTGGTAAGGGATTCGCGGTGGTTGCAAACGAAGTCAAGGAACTGGCGAAGGAAACCGCCAAGGCAACCGAAGACATCAGCAAAAAGATTGATGCGATCCAAGGCGACACTCAAGGAGCTGTCGATGCAATCCGCGAGATCAGTGAAGTGATCAACCAGATCAACGACATCAGCAGCACCATTGCCAGTGCCGTTGAAGAGCAAACTGCAACCGCGAACGAAATGGGACGCAACGTCGCCGAAGCGTCTCGCGGAGCCAGCGAAATTGCTCAGAACATCACCTCGGTCGCGACCGCAGCGGAAAGCACCACGCGAGGTGCTGAGAATAGCCAGCAAGCTGCGGGTGAACTCAGCCGCATGGCTGCCGAATTGCAAGATTTAGTATCTCGATTCAAGAGCAGCGGGAACGGATCGAGCGGCAATTTGCAAAGCAATCCAATCGGTTCCCCCGTCTTGGCAACCGCTCCGATCGGCTCGTACCAGTCGGTTTAG
- a CDS encoding chemotaxis protein CheW → MVAPTRQLCTFFLGNHIFGVDAHMVQEVIRYQEMTHVPLAPSSVSGLINLRGQIVTAIDMRKRLGYPDRDDDKRPMNVVVRSDDGAVSLLVDAIGDVIEVSKDEFETAPDTLQGLTRELIEGAYKLKDGLLLVLKTKDAIRE, encoded by the coding sequence ATGGTCGCACCTACCCGACAACTCTGCACATTCTTTTTGGGCAACCACATCTTTGGTGTGGACGCGCACATGGTTCAAGAAGTCATTCGTTATCAAGAAATGACACACGTGCCACTGGCACCGTCGTCGGTCAGTGGGCTCATCAATCTGCGTGGCCAGATCGTAACGGCGATCGATATGCGTAAACGTCTCGGTTATCCCGATCGGGATGACGACAAGCGTCCAATGAACGTCGTCGTAAGATCCGACGACGGTGCTGTCAGCCTGTTAGTCGATGCCATCGGCGATGTTATCGAAGTGTCGAAAGACGAGTTCGAGACCGCACCTGACACACTTCAAGGACTGACACGTGAGCTGATCGAAGGAGCTTACAAACTCAAGGACGGCCTGCTATTAGTGCTGAAAACCAAAGATGCCATTCGCGAGTGA
- a CDS encoding chemotaxis protein CheW, with protein sequence MNEAAPDSAKSSVNGLDDEALREFFIESYENLEQLERDLLSLESEPASEQLINGVFRSIHTIKGTAGFLGFSKLERLSHVAENLLGDVRSGTLPMGSEIGNALLTTVDKVRELLSAIETDGTETECGSDSLAESLMTLHEILLPSESAKKKSPAKSNPKIEPKTTDRRTDAALAENNVQPTVKSMAAQSISQDATPEPAKASVNSDISAAESTIRVDVSLLDKLMNGVGELVLARNQILQFASGNIESELHRTSQRLNLITSELQESVMKTRMQPIGNVWSKFPRLVRDLAGICEKQVRIEMQGKETELDKTIIEAIKDPLTHLVRNTVDHGIERPEVRTQVGKQAEGCLTLRAYHEGGQVNIEICDDGAGINAERVKAKALEKGLMTQEQLAKMSDRDAGNLIFLPGFSTAEKVSNVSGRGVGMDVVKTNIEKIGGTVDLQSQQGKGTTIKIKIPLTLAIIPALIVTCDNDRYAIPQVNLLELLRLDGDQVSSSIEWIQSAPVYRLRGRLLPLVYLREQLKVETETDFDALNIVVLRADDRQFGLVVDRINDSEEIVVKPLSSQLKNVPVYSGTTIMGDGQVALILDVMGVAHSANVITDAGRTHLQDSQEKSQTLNKDRHTLLVAGVGKSNRFAIELAQVTRLEKIDTSKIEHTDNREVVQYRGEILSLVRLGDLMGVPSSRDHSDPFIDVIVYNDDDRAIGIVVDRIIDIVEQTIEIDKRACNSGRAMSTVILGQVTDLIDLPAIISR encoded by the coding sequence ATGAACGAAGCTGCTCCCGATTCTGCTAAGTCATCGGTGAACGGCCTGGACGATGAAGCGCTCCGCGAGTTCTTCATCGAAAGCTATGAGAATCTCGAACAACTCGAGCGAGACTTGTTGTCGCTCGAAAGTGAGCCCGCATCGGAGCAGTTGATCAACGGTGTCTTCCGCAGCATCCATACGATCAAAGGCACAGCCGGATTCCTCGGCTTTAGCAAGCTCGAACGTTTGTCCCACGTCGCTGAAAACCTTCTCGGCGACGTGCGTAGCGGAACGCTACCGATGGGATCTGAAATCGGCAACGCCTTGCTAACGACTGTCGACAAGGTTCGCGAACTGCTTTCGGCGATCGAGACTGATGGCACCGAAACCGAATGCGGCAGCGACTCACTCGCCGAGTCCCTGATGACGCTCCACGAAATTCTATTGCCAAGCGAATCAGCGAAGAAAAAATCGCCAGCTAAAAGCAACCCAAAGATAGAGCCCAAAACAACTGATCGGCGGACGGACGCCGCTCTCGCCGAGAACAATGTGCAGCCCACCGTCAAATCGATGGCGGCACAATCTATCTCTCAAGACGCGACTCCAGAGCCAGCCAAAGCGAGCGTCAATAGCGACATCAGCGCGGCCGAGAGCACCATTCGTGTCGATGTTTCTTTGCTCGACAAGTTGATGAACGGAGTCGGCGAACTGGTACTGGCCCGCAACCAGATTCTACAGTTTGCGAGCGGCAATATCGAAAGTGAACTGCATCGCACATCTCAGCGACTCAATCTGATCACTAGCGAATTGCAAGAAAGCGTGATGAAGACACGCATGCAGCCGATCGGAAACGTCTGGAGCAAGTTCCCTCGCCTAGTTCGAGACCTTGCCGGAATTTGCGAAAAGCAAGTTCGCATCGAAATGCAAGGCAAGGAAACGGAACTCGACAAAACGATCATCGAAGCGATCAAGGACCCCCTGACTCACTTGGTTCGCAATACCGTCGACCACGGAATCGAGCGTCCCGAAGTTCGTACACAAGTCGGCAAACAGGCCGAAGGATGTTTGACACTGCGTGCCTATCACGAGGGTGGTCAAGTCAACATCGAAATCTGCGATGACGGCGCCGGGATCAACGCCGAACGCGTGAAAGCCAAGGCACTCGAAAAAGGCTTGATGACGCAAGAACAGCTCGCGAAAATGAGCGACCGCGACGCGGGCAATTTGATCTTCTTGCCAGGCTTCTCAACCGCCGAAAAAGTCAGCAATGTTTCTGGTCGTGGCGTCGGCATGGATGTTGTCAAAACCAACATTGAAAAAATCGGTGGAACGGTCGATCTGCAGAGCCAGCAAGGTAAGGGCACCACGATCAAGATCAAGATCCCTTTAACGCTGGCGATCATACCCGCGCTCATTGTGACCTGTGACAACGATCGTTACGCCATTCCGCAAGTCAACTTGTTGGAACTGCTCCGCCTTGATGGCGACCAAGTATCCAGCAGCATCGAATGGATCCAATCGGCTCCCGTCTATCGACTTCGTGGACGCTTGTTGCCGCTGGTTTACTTGCGTGAACAGCTCAAGGTTGAAACCGAAACCGATTTTGATGCATTGAACATTGTCGTCTTGCGAGCCGACGACCGTCAATTCGGGTTGGTCGTCGATCGAATCAACGACAGCGAAGAAATCGTCGTCAAACCGCTAAGTAGTCAACTCAAAAACGTTCCCGTCTATTCCGGCACGACCATCATGGGTGACGGCCAGGTTGCGCTAATTCTTGATGTGATGGGCGTTGCTCATTCGGCAAACGTCATCACCGACGCGGGTAGGACACACTTACAAGATAGCCAAGAAAAGTCGCAAACACTCAACAAAGACCGACACACTCTGCTGGTGGCCGGAGTCGGAAAGTCAAACCGATTCGCGATCGAATTGGCTCAAGTCACACGGTTAGAGAAGATCGACACCTCCAAGATCGAACACACAGATAACCGCGAAGTCGTTCAATACCGCGGCGAGATTCTGTCGCTCGTTCGACTTGGGGATCTGATGGGTGTTCCGAGTTCGCGAGACCACAGTGATCCATTCATCGACGTGATTGTTTACAACGACGACGATCGAGCAATCGGAATCGTTGTCGATCGGATCATCGACATCGTCGAACAGACGATTGAGATCGATAAGAGAGCATGCAATTCCGGACGTGCCATGTCGACCGTAATCCTAGGCCAAGTTACGGACCTGATCGATTTACCGGCCATCATTAGTCGTTAG
- a CDS encoding Hpt domain-containing protein — translation MVFEDQEIIQEFVVESTEHLSDIENQLLTIEEGGADIDVALVNTVFRAVHSIKGAAGFLSLTSINELAHSLENVLNLMRERQLVPTKAIVDMMLKAADQLRGLLENVMNSNEVDVSELSNSLSSVAAGNPTVAAKPLAVSASKASKASKASKASKASKASKASKASKASKPTKT, via the coding sequence GTGGTATTTGAGGATCAAGAAATCATTCAAGAGTTCGTCGTTGAATCGACGGAACATCTTTCAGACATCGAAAACCAGCTTCTTACGATTGAAGAGGGCGGTGCCGATATAGACGTCGCCCTCGTCAATACGGTGTTCCGCGCGGTTCACTCGATCAAGGGTGCGGCCGGCTTTCTATCCTTAACGTCGATCAACGAACTGGCGCACAGTCTCGAAAACGTTCTCAACTTGATGCGTGAACGACAGTTGGTGCCGACGAAAGCCATCGTTGACATGATGCTGAAGGCCGCCGACCAACTACGTGGGCTGCTCGAAAACGTAATGAACTCGAACGAAGTCGACGTGAGTGAACTCTCTAACTCGCTCAGTTCCGTCGCCGCGGGAAATCCGACCGTTGCTGCCAAACCGCTTGCCGTTTCCGCATCAAAAGCATCAAAAGCATCAAAAGCATCAAAAGCATCAAAAGCATCAAAAGCATCAAAAGCATCAAAAGCATCAAAAGCATCAAAACCAACCAAAACTTGA
- a CDS encoding response regulator, translated as MSQKVLLVDDSGVMRKIILRALNAIGISDVVEAADGAQALALFGEESFQLVLTDWNMPNMNGLELLKAIRSSGSTTPVIMITTESEQGRVLEAIQAGASNYLVKPFEQETLMDKLQKYVAVSA; from the coding sequence ATGAGCCAAAAGGTATTGTTGGTTGATGATTCGGGTGTGATGAGGAAGATCATCCTTCGTGCGCTCAATGCGATCGGAATTTCGGATGTCGTGGAAGCAGCCGACGGTGCGCAGGCACTCGCGTTGTTTGGCGAAGAAAGCTTTCAATTGGTATTGACGGATTGGAATATGCCAAACATGAACGGCCTTGAATTACTAAAGGCGATTCGATCGAGCGGATCAACGACTCCGGTGATCATGATCACGACGGAATCGGAGCAGGGGCGAGTTTTAGAGGCGATTCAGGCCGGCGCCAGCAACTACTTGGTCAAACCATTTGAGCAAGAAACTTTAATGGACAAGCTCCAAAAATACGTTGCGGTCTCCGCGTAA
- a CDS encoding chemotaxis protein CheX — translation MNDEVVKAFKDSTTSVFETMLGSEVTSGEATHNHQLAARGVSGIIGLTGSISGDVIICFDEKTAIAATAVLLGMEPDGLDGDVIDAVGELTNMIAGNAKGRLEKYDLSLALPTVITGTGHRIGFKSGIQPVSLPFISQWGNFSIELVLAEVKALQFGC, via the coding sequence ATGAATGACGAAGTAGTCAAAGCGTTCAAAGACTCGACGACCAGCGTTTTTGAAACAATGCTCGGCAGTGAAGTCACCAGCGGCGAAGCAACACACAACCATCAACTCGCTGCTCGCGGTGTTAGCGGAATCATCGGATTGACCGGCTCGATTTCGGGCGACGTCATCATTTGCTTTGACGAGAAAACCGCAATAGCGGCCACTGCAGTGCTTCTAGGGATGGAGCCGGACGGATTGGACGGTGACGTGATCGATGCGGTCGGAGAATTGACGAACATGATCGCCGGAAATGCCAAAGGGCGTCTCGAAAAATACGATTTAAGTTTGGCGCTGCCGACGGTGATTACCGGTACTGGACACCGCATCGGATTTAAATCGGGAATCCAGCCCGTCAGTCTTCCCTTCATTTCTCAGTGGGGTAACTTTAGCATCGAATTAGTATTGGCTGAGGTTAAGGCACTGCAGTTCGGTTGCTAG
- a CDS encoding methyl-accepting chemotaxis protein, whose product MCCIFIGEQVWFLKKDDTMATADMIENTRDVRSGKLVEVLANENVQLKSGLARIQANLAESVSINNENTTNFRQIEDNCRQLSSESESIRAEIGEFSHAVTQMRALVEQTDQQLMGMHKFVSLIEDVASQTNLLALNATIEAARAGEAGRGFAVVASEVKTLSRETQAAVASIGESIESIQKKSKQVAEQTRALDERSAQIRDKVAAFNQRIHETNENNVEATQKVSGANDRVFMSLAKLDHIIWKVNTYLSVIEEKPTFTFVDDHNCRLGKWYYEGDGQTSFSSSSAYSGLERPHAEVHLATKRIFEILESGVSDNGAPLVRALDAMEQASVGVFDSLDKILSQKSNSM is encoded by the coding sequence ATGTGTTGCATATTTATTGGTGAACAAGTTTGGTTTCTGAAGAAGGACGATACAATGGCGACGGCGGACATGATTGAAAATACAAGAGACGTTCGCAGTGGCAAACTTGTTGAGGTGCTTGCAAACGAGAACGTGCAACTAAAGAGCGGATTGGCTCGCATTCAAGCAAACCTTGCCGAGTCGGTTTCGATCAACAACGAAAACACCACCAACTTCCGGCAGATCGAAGACAACTGCCGGCAGCTCTCAAGTGAATCTGAATCGATTCGAGCCGAGATCGGCGAGTTTAGTCATGCGGTCACTCAAATGCGCGCGTTGGTAGAGCAAACCGACCAGCAGTTGATGGGAATGCACAAATTTGTATCTTTGATCGAGGACGTAGCGTCCCAAACTAACTTGCTTGCGCTCAACGCGACGATAGAAGCGGCGCGAGCGGGCGAAGCGGGTAGGGGATTTGCCGTTGTCGCGAGCGAAGTGAAAACGCTCTCGCGTGAAACACAGGCGGCAGTCGCAAGTATTGGCGAGTCCATCGAGAGTATCCAAAAGAAATCAAAGCAAGTCGCCGAACAGACACGCGCTCTCGATGAACGCAGCGCCCAAATTCGTGACAAAGTGGCCGCGTTCAATCAACGCATCCACGAAACCAATGAAAACAACGTCGAAGCGACCCAAAAGGTCAGCGGTGCGAATGATCGAGTCTTTATGAGCTTGGCGAAGCTCGATCATATCATCTGGAAAGTAAACACGTACCTAAGCGTGATCGAGGAGAAGCCGACGTTCACCTTCGTTGACGACCACAATTGTCGTTTAGGTAAATGGTACTACGAAGGAGACGGACAAACATCGTTTTCAAGCTCATCCGCCTATTCGGGGCTCGAACGACCGCATGCTGAAGTGCACCTGGCAACCAAACGCATCTTCGAGATTCTCGAGTCGGGAGTGTCCGATAACGGTGCCCCTCTGGTTCGTGCACTCGATGCGATGGAACAAGCTAGCGTCGGGGTTTTTGATTCGCTTGACAAAATTCTGAGTCAGAAATCCAATTCGATGTGA
- a CDS encoding peptidase M50, producing MNKLRPIPPTAPQAADSGRPLLVRKRLDLKVVETRHKHDSAIVVKDPVAMKYHRLRPDEYFVLDRLDGNTTLEQIRSDYESTYAPQKVTTGELNHLVFRLHQSGLTISDVALQGDRLRERNRKEKAQKRIGHLSSLLFIRFPGVDPAPLLDRLYPAMRPMLNKAGAAAAIVLVLFAVVVFGLHFDEFMRQFPAMGRWIRLEAVLILAAVIGGTKVMHELGHAVMCKHFGGECHQIGPMLLVFTPALYCDTSDSWMLSNRWQRAAVGLAGIGTEVILASIATIVWASTAPGLVHYVAMNVMLVCSVSTVLFNANPLLRYDGYFVLSDLVDVPNLGERSRRLLSGYAMKATMGVDELPDVMISKTESSWLMFYAVLAFVYRWSLTLAIVWLLATLLRPYGLESLGLLLCVFAVGGMLFTLLRNPINFFRNPARRKHIRMNRLMISGVVAIGLIWLAFYPFPSGVSAEARIVPHQENPIYVTTAGSLRSLEKWPGDLVESGDVIARLENSDIELAFIKAKGKHATQFATVESMHHASIDNPDIANELPAQQSLLIDLASQLATHQSRHDGLTIKATATGRLIAAPRRPDDRKAVLSNHLVSWSGYPTDPQNANCYLETGHELMSVLPGDGWDAEIVLQQDEVERISLGAAVKLAMESAPSKIFTGTVIEIARTEWEEHQNSQRRDDVAAARSQSPLSTSYMVRIELNLTDEIPALTGSLANTRIEATKTSLARRTSRWLSSLLRFR from the coding sequence GTGAACAAGCTTCGTCCTATCCCGCCGACCGCACCGCAGGCTGCCGACAGCGGCCGACCTCTGCTTGTGCGCAAACGGTTGGACTTGAAGGTGGTCGAAACGCGGCACAAGCACGATTCTGCGATCGTGGTGAAAGACCCGGTCGCGATGAAGTACCACCGCCTGCGTCCGGACGAGTATTTTGTCCTTGATCGCTTGGACGGCAACACGACCTTGGAACAGATTCGCAGTGACTACGAATCAACCTATGCGCCACAGAAGGTAACGACTGGCGAATTAAACCATTTAGTGTTCCGTCTGCATCAGTCGGGGCTGACCATTTCGGACGTTGCTTTGCAAGGCGATCGATTGCGTGAGCGCAACCGAAAAGAGAAAGCACAGAAGCGAATCGGACACCTTTCAAGTTTGCTGTTCATTCGCTTTCCGGGGGTCGACCCGGCACCGCTGCTGGACCGCTTGTATCCGGCGATGCGACCGATGTTGAACAAGGCCGGCGCTGCGGCGGCAATCGTGTTAGTGCTGTTTGCCGTGGTCGTCTTCGGACTGCACTTTGATGAATTCATGAGACAGTTTCCAGCGATGGGAAGATGGATTCGCTTGGAAGCCGTCTTGATTTTGGCCGCCGTCATTGGCGGAACCAAGGTGATGCACGAATTGGGCCACGCAGTCATGTGCAAGCACTTTGGCGGCGAGTGTCACCAGATCGGCCCAATGCTGTTGGTCTTCACACCGGCACTGTACTGTGACACGTCGGACTCGTGGATGCTGTCCAACCGTTGGCAACGAGCCGCGGTGGGATTGGCGGGCATCGGCACCGAAGTCATCTTGGCGTCAATTGCAACCATCGTTTGGGCATCGACTGCGCCGGGATTGGTTCATTACGTCGCCATGAATGTGATGTTGGTTTGCAGTGTCAGCACAGTATTGTTTAACGCTAACCCACTGCTGCGTTATGACGGATATTTCGTTTTATCGGATCTGGTTGACGTTCCCAACTTGGGCGAAAGATCGCGTCGGTTGTTGTCCGGTTACGCGATGAAAGCGACGATGGGTGTCGACGAGCTGCCAGACGTGATGATCTCGAAGACCGAGTCGTCTTGGTTGATGTTTTACGCAGTCCTTGCGTTCGTCTACCGATGGTCACTCACCTTGGCGATCGTTTGGTTACTGGCAACGCTATTGCGTCCCTACGGCCTTGAATCGCTTGGTTTGCTGTTATGCGTTTTTGCCGTTGGAGGCATGCTGTTCACATTACTCCGTAATCCAATTAATTTTTTTCGTAACCCCGCACGTAGGAAACACATCCGGATGAACCGCTTGATGATTTCGGGTGTCGTTGCCATCGGCTTGATCTGGCTAGCCTTCTACCCATTCCCGTCTGGCGTATCAGCAGAGGCCAGAATCGTTCCTCACCAAGAAAATCCTATCTACGTAACGACAGCCGGGTCGCTTCGATCGCTCGAAAAATGGCCCGGCGATTTGGTCGAGTCGGGCGACGTGATCGCACGACTCGAAAACAGCGACATCGAACTCGCGTTCATCAAGGCCAAGGGAAAGCATGCGACTCAGTTTGCAACCGTCGAATCGATGCATCACGCGTCGATCGACAATCCTGATATCGCCAACGAACTGCCCGCCCAGCAATCATTGCTTATAGATCTGGCCTCCCAACTAGCGACTCACCAAAGTCGGCATGACGGGCTGACCATCAAAGCCACGGCAACCGGCAGATTGATTGCCGCACCAAGACGCCCGGATGACCGAAAGGCGGTGCTTTCCAATCACCTCGTCAGTTGGTCCGGGTATCCGACGGACCCGCAAAACGCAAACTGCTACTTGGAAACCGGCCACGAACTGATGAGCGTACTGCCAGGTGACGGCTGGGATGCGGAAATCGTTCTGCAACAAGACGAAGTGGAGCGAATCTCGCTCGGCGCTGCGGTCAAGTTGGCAATGGAATCGGCACCATCGAAAATTTTCACCGGAACAGTCATCGAAATCGCCCGCACCGAGTGGGAAGAACACCAGAACTCGCAGCGTCGTGACGATGTCGCAGCAGCCAGATCCCAATCCCCCCTTTCCACCTCATACATGGTCCGAATCGAACTGAACCTAACCGACGAAATCCCTGCGCTAACCGGTTCCCTAGCCAACACCCGAATCGAAGCCACAAAAACATCGCTCGCTCGCCGAACTTCTCGCTGGCTAAGCAGCCTTTTGCGATTCCGCTAA